The following coding sequences lie in one Alloacidobacterium dinghuense genomic window:
- a CDS encoding organic hydroperoxide resistance protein: MSKANAVASSNHEVMKVMYTAKTHTWGGRRGGISQSDDDRLDVKFSAPGVPGTGTNPEQLFAAGWSACFISAMGLVASKMKVKLPADVTVDAEIDLCNSGDVYFLRARLNVCLPSLEREVALAIVDATHGETCAYSNATRGNIDVTINVV, from the coding sequence ATGTCCAAAGCCAACGCAGTAGCTAGTTCAAACCATGAAGTCATGAAAGTGATGTACACCGCCAAGACCCATACCTGGGGAGGTCGGCGCGGCGGCATCTCTCAAAGTGATGATGACCGCTTAGATGTTAAGTTTTCGGCTCCTGGAGTTCCAGGAACTGGCACCAATCCGGAACAGTTGTTTGCCGCTGGCTGGTCGGCCTGTTTCATCAGCGCGATGGGACTTGTGGCCAGCAAAATGAAGGTCAAACTTCCGGCTGACGTAACCGTCGATGCCGAAATAGACTTGTGTAACTCCGGCGATGTTTACTTCCTCCGAGCACGGCTTAACGTCTGCCTGCCTAGCTTGGAGCGCGAAGTCGCCCTTGCCATTGTGGACGCCACGCACGGCGAGACATGTGCATATTCCAACGCCACACGGGGCAACATCGACGTCACGATCAACGTGGTGTAA
- a CDS encoding ferritin-like domain-containing protein, with protein MSSSSTVSTQSRRSFFKMTAAGAAIAIPGFALMNGTEIAFAESKPSLNDSDVAVLQFLAAAELVESDLWEQYCELATNNPGYRNALQRIDESLPDYICGVLEDERSHATFINAFLVAAGKTPINLDPFRTLPSVPVEGAKNIGRLTNLKNLTVDTSYYQRYRQAGNPDFGDAFAQIANIVNQPAVPTSDSLGGDELRSIAQTAAFHFAAIEQGGSSLYNSFMTKVTNLDVVAILASIGPVEVYHFAVFQTALERIRKLEGHDGPSFPDIRENPNRGDIMPEPCTFLDKSLPVCSVIRPRNTNTAGAVAAATGLVNSGLFLGQSQAFFDAVVPLAEAADAALRS; from the coding sequence ATGAGCAGTTCCAGCACAGTATCGACACAAAGCCGCCGCTCGTTCTTCAAGATGACGGCAGCAGGTGCGGCCATCGCCATACCCGGCTTCGCTTTAATGAACGGAACAGAGATCGCTTTCGCCGAATCAAAGCCCTCACTCAACGATAGCGATGTAGCCGTATTGCAGTTCCTCGCAGCGGCAGAACTCGTCGAATCTGATCTTTGGGAACAATACTGCGAACTCGCGACCAACAATCCCGGCTACCGCAATGCCCTTCAGAGGATCGACGAATCGCTTCCCGACTACATCTGTGGGGTATTGGAAGACGAGCGCAGCCATGCCACCTTCATCAATGCATTCCTGGTCGCTGCCGGCAAAACACCAATCAACCTCGATCCCTTCCGCACCTTGCCCAGCGTACCCGTCGAAGGCGCGAAGAACATCGGCCGTCTGACCAACCTGAAGAATCTGACCGTCGATACGAGTTACTACCAGCGTTACCGCCAGGCCGGAAACCCCGACTTCGGAGATGCCTTCGCCCAGATAGCCAACATCGTCAACCAGCCCGCAGTTCCTACCTCCGACTCGCTTGGCGGCGATGAGCTCCGTTCTATTGCACAGACCGCCGCCTTTCACTTTGCAGCAATCGAGCAAGGTGGAAGCAGCCTCTACAACTCGTTTATGACTAAGGTCACGAACCTCGACGTCGTGGCAATCCTCGCCTCCATCGGCCCAGTGGAGGTCTACCACTTCGCCGTCTTCCAAACTGCCCTTGAACGAATCCGCAAACTCGAAGGCCACGACGGCCCGAGTTTTCCCGACATTCGGGAGAACCCAAACCGCGGCGACATCATGCCTGAACCCTGCACCTTTCTGGATAAAAGCCTGCCCGTCTGCTCGGTCATCAGGCCCCGCAACACCAATACCGCGGGAGCGGTTGCGGCCGCGACGGGCCTGGTAAATTCCGGCCTGTTCCTGGGCCAAAGCCAGGCATTCTTCGACGCAGTCGTACCGCTCGCCGAAGCAGCGGACGCCGCACTACGAAGCTAA
- a CDS encoding cytochrome b/b6 domain-containing protein, translating to MATGALSPKARALVVRRHHILVRISHWLTIPLLVGLILSGISIYWASPVYRHNPDPQSGNFDYFADAGIWICAHVPWLHHYADPADWVYNHSSLGPFMLAYALRFHWLCAYSLMLNGLVYLAGLILGGGWRSLLPRLSDAGGVLQMARYYLGLPYAILAQRGQTHPRFRTKYNPLQRLSYFAVAAGGFLAVATGWAIHKPAQLSWLAAIFGGFDKARVWHFWLMWFFVVFAIPHVVLVIAAGWDTLGSMITGWSKKFACSEVSDHAF from the coding sequence ATGGCTACAGGCGCGCTGTCTCCCAAGGCCCGCGCGCTCGTAGTCCGTCGGCACCACATCTTAGTACGGATCAGTCATTGGCTTACCATTCCGCTCCTCGTCGGCCTGATTCTGAGCGGCATATCGATCTACTGGGCTTCGCCCGTTTATCGACATAATCCGGATCCGCAGTCGGGTAATTTCGACTACTTCGCTGACGCGGGAATCTGGATTTGTGCTCACGTTCCATGGCTGCACCACTACGCAGACCCGGCGGACTGGGTCTACAACCACAGCAGCCTTGGACCCTTCATGCTCGCCTACGCTCTACGTTTTCACTGGCTCTGCGCGTACTCATTGATGCTGAACGGGCTGGTGTACCTTGCAGGCCTCATTCTGGGAGGGGGATGGCGATCACTCCTGCCCCGGCTGAGCGATGCTGGCGGCGTTTTGCAGATGGCCAGATATTATCTCGGCTTACCCTACGCCATATTGGCTCAGCGCGGCCAAACGCATCCCAGATTTCGCACAAAATACAACCCCCTTCAGCGGCTCTCCTATTTTGCCGTTGCGGCTGGCGGCTTCCTCGCTGTCGCCACTGGGTGGGCAATTCACAAACCGGCGCAACTCTCCTGGCTTGCAGCCATCTTCGGCGGATTCGATAAGGCCCGCGTTTGGCACTTTTGGCTGATGTGGTTCTTTGTAGTGTTTGCGATTCCGCATGTTGTGTTGGTTATCGCCGCTGGTTGGGACACGTTGGGGAGCATGATCACCGGCTGGTCCAAGAAATTCGCGTGCTCGGAGGTTTCCGATCATGCGTTCTAA
- a CDS encoding GlxA family transcriptional regulator, translated as MRPSTSRHIVFTAYEGVSLLDLSGPLEAFRVAAEFALKEGRTSYECTVVSSRGGPVRTVNGVELNVKSMRSIGNKPIDTLVVPGGFLVEDVTRDRALMLWIRKVAPRCRRVCSVCIGSFLLAAAGVLDGRRAATHWRHASLLASRHSNVTVEPDAIFVHDGTVWTSAGATSGIDLALALIEQDAGREVAIQVARFLVVYLKRAGGQSQYSALLDAQAHSDSDRFNELEQWITEHLKSDLRVEALADHVHMSPRNFARIYAQTRGRSPAKAVEAIRLDAARRRLEETTDRVETIAGDCGFSGEEQMRLAFIRTLGVPPRDYRKRFASTQS; from the coding sequence ATGCGACCATCCACATCGCGCCACATCGTCTTTACTGCCTACGAAGGTGTCTCGTTGCTCGATCTATCAGGACCGCTGGAGGCTTTCCGGGTGGCTGCTGAGTTCGCTCTGAAAGAGGGCCGTACGAGCTACGAATGCACGGTGGTGTCCTCCCGCGGTGGCCCGGTAAGAACTGTCAATGGCGTGGAACTGAATGTGAAGTCTATGCGCAGCATCGGCAATAAACCGATTGATACGCTCGTCGTGCCGGGCGGCTTCCTTGTAGAAGATGTGACTCGCGATCGCGCTCTCATGCTCTGGATCAGGAAGGTCGCTCCAAGGTGCAGGCGGGTGTGTTCCGTGTGCATTGGTAGTTTTCTATTGGCTGCGGCGGGAGTTCTCGACGGACGCCGCGCGGCCACACACTGGAGGCATGCGTCGTTGCTCGCTAGCCGCCACTCTAACGTCACCGTGGAGCCCGATGCGATTTTCGTTCACGACGGCACCGTGTGGACTTCTGCCGGCGCAACTTCAGGAATCGATTTGGCGCTGGCTTTGATTGAACAGGATGCAGGCAGAGAAGTCGCAATTCAGGTGGCGCGCTTCCTCGTGGTGTATCTAAAGCGAGCGGGCGGCCAATCGCAGTACAGCGCATTGCTCGATGCGCAGGCCCACTCCGACTCTGACCGTTTCAATGAGCTTGAACAATGGATCACAGAGCACCTGAAGAGCGATCTTCGCGTTGAGGCGCTGGCCGATCACGTCCACATGAGCCCTCGCAACTTCGCGCGAATCTACGCTCAGACGCGTGGCCGCTCCCCCGCGAAGGCAGTGGAGGCCATTCGCCTAGATGCTGCACGACGACGGCTTGAGGAGACTACTGATCGAGTCGAGACCATCGCTGGAGATTGTGGCTTCAGTGGCGAAGAGCAAATGCGATTGGCGTTCATTCGAACTTTGGGCGTTCCGCCGCGCGATTATCGAAAGCGCTTCGCTTCTACTCAATCGTGA
- a CDS encoding RNA polymerase sigma factor translates to MVTRAVEYSEILRQADAWSSARRIDRHNHSGLVTFWIGATLYLQVVHMTTIGTFERARSESWTDEEVVDRVKAGDIALYEIIMRRYNQRLYRVALAILRDDAEAEDVMQDAYVRAYQHLDQFAGEAPFSAWLTRIAVHEALRRLRQRNRNQQLEDEENGEGIMDMADTSLDPEQRASVAEVGQLLEEAVLGLPEQYRAVVMLRDIEELSTSETAAALDLTEENVKVRLHRGRAMMRGWLFERVGESGKNAFPFMGARCDRLVLAVFARLAESGPSTDVVN, encoded by the coding sequence TTGGTTACACGCGCCGTAGAGTATTCAGAAATCCTGCGCCAGGCAGACGCATGGTCGTCGGCGCGGCGCATCGATCGGCACAATCATTCTGGGCTTGTAACCTTTTGGATCGGCGCGACTCTTTATCTACAGGTCGTTCACATGACAACCATTGGAACGTTCGAGAGAGCACGATCCGAAAGCTGGACAGACGAGGAGGTCGTCGATCGAGTAAAGGCCGGCGACATCGCTTTGTACGAGATCATCATGCGCCGCTACAATCAGCGGCTCTACCGCGTGGCGCTTGCCATTCTGCGTGACGATGCAGAGGCGGAAGATGTGATGCAGGATGCCTATGTACGGGCATACCAACATCTCGACCAGTTTGCCGGAGAAGCTCCATTTTCTGCCTGGCTGACACGCATCGCGGTGCACGAAGCGCTGCGACGGCTACGCCAGCGCAACCGCAATCAGCAACTTGAAGATGAGGAAAACGGGGAAGGGATTATGGATATGGCCGATACTTCGCTTGATCCGGAACAAAGGGCTTCGGTTGCGGAAGTCGGCCAGCTATTGGAGGAAGCGGTGCTCGGCCTTCCTGAGCAGTATCGGGCTGTGGTCATGCTGCGCGATATTGAAGAGCTGAGCACTTCAGAAACAGCCGCCGCGCTCGATCTGACCGAAGAGAACGTAAAGGTTCGCCTGCACAGGGGGCGCGCGATGATGCGCGGCTGGCTTTTCGAACGTGTTGGGGAGAGCGGTAAAAATGCATTCCCGTTCATGGGCGCGCGCTGCGATCGCCTTGTTCTCGCTGTTTTCGCTCGACTCGCGGAGTCCGGGCCATCGACGGATGTTGTGAACTAA
- the tal gene encoding transaldolase, protein MRKYVDEFSVTGLTSNPTIFEHAISKSAAYDEDIASFAEREIHEEQIFFELALQDLRRAADLFLPAHTRTNGVDGFVSLEVSPRLAYDTQGSIASAKELHAKGNRPNLFIKIPGTKEGNPAIEESIFSGVPINVTLLFSVDQYVASAEAYMRGIERRIDAGHSPNVRSVASVFLSRWDKATMDKVPGELRNKLGIAVGQQVYKAYRDILDCDRWQRLANFGAQPQRLLFASTGTKDPKESDILYISALAAPNTIDTMPEETLLAFQEHGAVNGSLPRDGGDLQTVLDGFQKAGIDLTKLAADLQSDGAKSFDKSWDSLLKTIQLKSESLQAK, encoded by the coding sequence TTGAGGAAATACGTAGACGAATTTTCGGTTACCGGGCTCACTTCCAACCCGACCATCTTCGAACATGCGATTTCTAAAAGCGCCGCCTACGACGAGGACATCGCCAGCTTCGCTGAGCGAGAGATACACGAGGAGCAGATCTTCTTCGAACTTGCCCTGCAGGACTTGCGAAGGGCGGCAGATCTATTCCTGCCTGCGCACACGCGCACCAACGGCGTTGACGGGTTCGTTTCGCTGGAAGTCTCGCCGCGACTGGCATACGACACGCAAGGATCGATCGCCTCCGCCAAAGAATTGCACGCCAAAGGCAACCGTCCGAATTTGTTCATTAAGATTCCGGGCACGAAGGAAGGAAATCCAGCCATTGAAGAGTCGATCTTCTCCGGCGTTCCCATCAATGTGACTCTGCTGTTTTCTGTCGATCAATACGTGGCGTCCGCGGAAGCGTACATGCGTGGTATCGAAAGACGAATCGATGCAGGTCATTCTCCGAATGTTCGGTCGGTGGCGTCGGTGTTCCTGAGCCGCTGGGACAAGGCAACGATGGATAAGGTGCCAGGCGAGCTGCGAAACAAGCTGGGCATCGCCGTTGGCCAACAGGTGTACAAAGCATATCGAGACATTCTGGACTGCGATCGGTGGCAAAGACTGGCGAACTTTGGGGCCCAGCCGCAACGTCTTCTCTTTGCGAGCACTGGCACGAAGGATCCGAAGGAGTCCGATATTCTCTATATTTCAGCGCTGGCAGCTCCGAACACGATCGATACCATGCCGGAGGAAACCTTGCTAGCGTTCCAAGAACACGGGGCAGTGAACGGGTCTCTGCCGCGTGATGGTGGGGACTTGCAGACGGTTCTCGACGGTTTTCAAAAAGCGGGTATCGACCTTACGAAGCTGGCTGCCGATTTGCAATCGGACGGCGCGAAGTCTTTCGACAAGTCGTGGGACAGTTTGCTGAAGACGATTCAGTTGAAGAGCGAGAGCCTACAGGCAAAATAA
- a CDS encoding molybdopterin-dependent oxidoreductase — protein MRSKQNDVEPKSARGSVLLKKFQGAFSERPAEPIEVEPSMLHRWTRRNLLIFGAGALATFAVGGSQLPREVFERLGLDPVKTGPEDKWLLNKALRFDDDVSTALYSQHHLAPTYTKSQITPLKNNYNGATPDPAYISGWRLTLDGLSSGLSVSLDIGTLLAHHQIHDQITRLVCVEGWSAIAWWSGLRFDDLLHAYPPVSQAKWAHIESAINLDANGNSDPYFVSIDLLTAEHPQSLLATHLNGKPLTVEHGAPLRLLVPVKLGLKNIKAITRITYTQDEPPDYWAKRGYSRYDGI, from the coding sequence ATGCGTTCTAAACAGAATGATGTGGAACCAAAGTCCGCCAGGGGATCTGTTCTCCTGAAGAAGTTTCAGGGCGCATTCAGCGAACGACCGGCCGAACCGATTGAAGTCGAACCCTCGATGCTGCACCGCTGGACTCGGCGTAATTTGCTGATCTTCGGTGCGGGAGCGCTCGCCACATTTGCAGTTGGCGGATCGCAGCTTCCCCGGGAGGTTTTCGAACGGCTGGGTCTCGATCCAGTTAAGACTGGACCGGAAGACAAATGGCTTCTGAACAAAGCACTGCGATTCGACGATGATGTGTCAACAGCGCTCTATTCGCAGCATCATTTGGCGCCCACCTATACTAAATCGCAGATTACTCCGCTTAAGAACAACTACAACGGCGCGACGCCAGATCCGGCTTATATTTCGGGGTGGCGTCTGACTCTCGATGGGCTGTCCTCCGGGCTGAGCGTTTCTCTCGACATCGGCACCCTTCTCGCACACCACCAGATCCATGACCAGATTACTCGCCTCGTGTGTGTGGAGGGTTGGAGCGCAATCGCATGGTGGTCCGGTTTGAGATTTGACGATCTCTTGCATGCTTATCCGCCGGTGTCCCAAGCAAAATGGGCCCACATCGAATCGGCGATCAATCTCGACGCAAACGGGAATTCGGATCCATATTTCGTTTCGATTGACCTGCTGACAGCCGAGCATCCGCAGTCTCTACTGGCGACTCACCTGAACGGAAAGCCTCTCACAGTGGAGCACGGGGCTCCGCTGCGACTGCTTGTACCTGTGAAACTAGGTTTGAAGAACATCAAGGCAATTACCCGGATTACCTATACTCAAGACGAACCGCCGGACTATTGGGCAAAGCGCGGGTATTCACGCTATGACGGAATTTGA
- a CDS encoding SDR family NAD(P)-dependent oxidoreductase has translation MVNTRKTAIVTGASQGIGAGLVDEFLKRGYNVVANSRNVTKANPFAASANLALVDGDIGDPRTAAKIVDTALSRFGRIDVLINNAGVFIPKPFTEYTTEDFNTLVSTTLAGFLYVSQLTVKQMLEQKSGSIINVSTTLVDQPIAGVGAAVQIMLKGALNAVTRALAIEYAKDGIRVNTIAPGVINTPMHKPETHDFLKGLHPVDRLGEVKEVVDAALFLTDATFTSGEILHVDGGAHAGKW, from the coding sequence ATGGTAAATACGCGGAAAACAGCAATCGTTACCGGCGCCTCACAAGGTATCGGCGCGGGTCTCGTGGATGAGTTCTTGAAACGAGGTTACAACGTAGTCGCAAACTCGCGAAACGTGACTAAAGCCAATCCATTCGCAGCGTCCGCGAATCTTGCACTGGTCGATGGAGACATCGGCGACCCGCGCACGGCTGCAAAGATCGTGGATACTGCCCTATCCCGATTTGGCCGGATCGATGTGCTGATCAACAATGCTGGTGTTTTTATTCCGAAGCCTTTCACCGAGTACACGACTGAAGACTTTAACACCCTAGTCTCCACCACACTAGCAGGCTTTCTCTACGTATCACAGCTCACCGTGAAGCAAATGCTGGAGCAGAAATCGGGCAGCATCATCAACGTCTCAACCACCCTGGTCGACCAACCGATCGCAGGTGTAGGGGCAGCTGTTCAAATTATGCTGAAGGGCGCCTTGAATGCGGTGACGCGCGCACTCGCCATTGAATACGCGAAGGATGGCATTCGTGTAAACACCATAGCGCCGGGAGTGATCAATACTCCCATGCATAAACCCGAAACCCACGACTTTCTCAAAGGGCTGCACCCAGTCGACAGGCTAGGTGAAGTTAAAGAAGTCGTCGACGCGGCTTTGTTTCTGACCGACGCCACGTTCACCTCGGGCGAAATACTGCACGTGGATGGCGGCGCTCACGCAGGCAAATGGTAA
- a CDS encoding RidA family protein, whose product MVSRDGSRPASAEQRLKELGIQLPTPPEPFGIYAEAVQAGNLLFLTGMLPTHGRGAKFIGRVGAELDVEAGHKAARVAALNALAVARQHLGSLDKVRRVIRLGVAVATSGDVREHPKVADGASELLQEVFGKDRNPSRLVYGVASLPLGTPVELEVILEVS is encoded by the coding sequence ATGGTAAGCCGGGATGGCTCTCGGCCTGCCAGCGCCGAGCAGCGGTTGAAAGAACTTGGCATCCAGCTCCCGACACCGCCTGAACCATTCGGCATCTATGCGGAGGCGGTACAGGCGGGCAACCTACTTTTTCTAACCGGGATGCTACCCACGCATGGCCGCGGAGCGAAATTCATCGGGCGCGTCGGCGCTGAACTCGATGTAGAAGCGGGTCACAAGGCGGCTCGGGTGGCGGCGCTCAACGCCCTCGCTGTCGCGCGGCAGCATCTGGGGTCGCTCGACAAAGTGAGGCGAGTTATTCGGCTTGGCGTAGCGGTGGCCACATCTGGAGATGTCCGCGAACACCCAAAGGTGGCTGACGGCGCTTCAGAGTTGCTGCAAGAGGTCTTTGGAAAAGACAGGAATCCTTCTCGACTCGTCTACGGCGTTGCAAGCCTCCCCCTCGGTACCCCCGTTGAGCTGGAAGTGATTCTTGAGGTTTCCTAA
- a CDS encoding phenolic acid decarboxylase: MLTSILGARLSWHFANGWVFEPAIVGPDIVDYTLKEGPHAGRHAIQHFYYQRVAPGVETTVWYEESGALVHITWYLETQTVHRFAALPAWLAEDMTVYRGDNQDPAFIEKIRKLTSTKQDWPRHILNDEGYFKVI, from the coding sequence ATGCTCACTAGCATCCTTGGTGCACGACTAAGCTGGCACTTTGCCAATGGCTGGGTCTTCGAACCTGCCATCGTTGGGCCCGACATCGTCGACTACACCCTGAAAGAGGGGCCACACGCTGGACGCCATGCCATCCAGCACTTCTACTACCAGCGGGTAGCTCCGGGAGTCGAGACCACTGTCTGGTACGAGGAGAGTGGCGCGCTCGTCCATATTACCTGGTATCTAGAGACACAAACGGTGCATCGGTTCGCTGCTCTTCCTGCCTGGCTGGCCGAGGATATGACCGTTTATCGGGGTGACAACCAAGACCCCGCGTTCATCGAGAAAATCAGAAAGCTTACTTCAACGAAGCAGGATTGGCCCCGGCACATCCTGAACGATGAGGGCTATTTCAAGGTGATCTGA
- a CDS encoding NAD-dependent succinate-semialdehyde dehydrogenase produces the protein MNFESHNPATGELLGTYPEHNKAEIEVRLQSAWDGWRHWSRTPLHERIAFLTRLAELLEERVETYARLITAEMGKPLADSIFEIKKCAWDARHLAEMGEAYLKPQPVPGIPAQIIYESIGPIFSVQPWNVPFWQVLRFFNTTALVGNTAIIKHAETVQGCAEALETLVRDAGGPEGLYVNLAIPVEACAAVIADPRVRAATVTGSVRAGRAVAEEAARVGKRVVLELGGSDPFIVLEDADLAKAVENGVASRYFNNSEGCICAKRFLVAESLFDDFTKAFVEQSKALPMGDPMKDGVKLGPLASSGARKNLHRQVLDAVKAGARILTGGEIPDGPGNFYPATVLVGLPPDAAIAKEEFFGPVAMIFPFKTEDEAIHLANITDFGLSAAVWSRDLVKARRVAGEIESGMVFINDFTRTDPRAPFGGFKASGYGRELGAPGALELTNPKVIWQAA, from the coding sequence ATGAACTTCGAATCACATAATCCGGCGACGGGTGAACTTCTTGGCACTTATCCGGAGCACAACAAGGCAGAAATCGAGGTACGCTTGCAGTCCGCTTGGGACGGCTGGCGGCACTGGTCCCGCACCCCATTGCACGAGCGAATCGCCTTTCTCACTCGGCTCGCCGAGCTGCTGGAAGAACGGGTCGAGACCTATGCCCGCCTGATCACCGCCGAGATGGGCAAGCCGCTGGCTGACTCCATTTTCGAGATCAAGAAATGCGCCTGGGACGCCCGCCACCTCGCCGAAATGGGGGAGGCTTATCTCAAGCCACAGCCCGTCCCCGGCATACCGGCACAGATCATCTATGAATCGATAGGGCCGATCTTCTCCGTTCAGCCGTGGAACGTACCCTTCTGGCAGGTGCTGCGTTTCTTCAACACCACAGCCCTTGTCGGCAATACCGCGATCATCAAGCATGCCGAAACAGTGCAAGGCTGCGCCGAGGCGCTGGAGACCCTGGTGCGCGACGCCGGTGGCCCCGAAGGACTCTATGTGAACCTTGCGATCCCGGTTGAGGCGTGTGCGGCCGTCATCGCCGATCCACGGGTGCGGGCCGCCACCGTCACCGGCAGCGTCCGCGCCGGCCGCGCCGTTGCGGAGGAAGCGGCCCGAGTCGGCAAGAGAGTGGTGCTGGAACTCGGCGGTTCCGATCCATTCATCGTTCTGGAGGACGCCGATCTTGCGAAGGCCGTAGAGAACGGCGTGGCATCGCGCTACTTCAACAATAGTGAGGGTTGCATTTGCGCCAAGCGCTTCTTAGTGGCGGAGTCTCTGTTTGACGACTTCACCAAGGCTTTTGTCGAACAATCCAAGGCGCTGCCCATGGGCGATCCCATGAAGGATGGCGTCAAGCTCGGCCCACTGGCCAGCTCCGGTGCCCGCAAGAACCTCCATCGCCAGGTGCTCGACGCGGTAAAGGCTGGAGCACGCATTCTCACTGGCGGTGAGATCCCCGACGGCCCCGGCAATTTCTACCCGGCGACGGTGCTTGTGGGGCTGCCGCCCGATGCCGCGATAGCCAAGGAAGAATTCTTTGGTCCCGTGGCTATGATTTTCCCCTTCAAGACCGAGGACGAGGCGATTCACCTCGCCAACATCACTGACTTCGGTCTCAGCGCGGCAGTCTGGAGCCGCGATCTCGTCAAGGCCCGCCGGGTTGCTGGCGAGATCGAGTCTGGAATGGTATTTATCAATGACTTCACCCGCACCGATCCCCGCGCACCGTTCGGAGGCTTCAAGGCTTCAGGGTATGGGCGCGAACTTGGCGCTCCCGGCGCACTGGAACTTACCAACCCAAAAGTGATCTGGCAGGCTGCCTGA
- a CDS encoding alpha/beta hydrolase gives MTLSKTYRIALIAFAAFLLTAVFHTRAVAQTNSSQAVRNIVIVHGAWADGSSWSKVIPLLQAKGLHVVAVQNPLSSLADDVAATKRAIALQDGPVLLVGHSYGGVVITEAGNDPKVVGLVYVAALAPSDGESVASVTKPFPPAPLGSEVRADAESFLTVTPKGIAEDFAQDLPDKEKQLLTATQGPTAAAVFGATITTAAWKTKPSWSVIASDDRAVSPELEKAEAAAMKATSITVPSSHVPMLSHPKEVADLIEQAAAKAGRQ, from the coding sequence ATGACTCTCTCGAAAACATACCGAATTGCTTTGATTGCGTTTGCAGCATTCCTACTGACAGCAGTGTTTCACACGAGAGCGGTCGCTCAGACGAACTCTTCTCAAGCGGTTAGAAACATTGTCATTGTTCACGGTGCGTGGGCCGATGGATCAAGCTGGTCCAAAGTGATTCCACTGCTTCAAGCCAAGGGATTACATGTGGTCGCTGTGCAGAACCCATTGAGCTCTCTGGCTGATGACGTCGCCGCCACCAAGCGTGCCATCGCATTGCAGGATGGCCCTGTACTGCTAGTGGGCCATTCCTACGGGGGAGTGGTTATCACGGAGGCAGGAAACGATCCAAAGGTAGTCGGGTTGGTTTATGTGGCTGCCCTCGCTCCGTCGGATGGTGAGTCCGTTGCTTCGGTCACCAAACCGTTTCCGCCGGCTCCGCTAGGCAGCGAAGTCCGGGCGGATGCTGAAAGTTTTCTGACGGTGACCCCAAAGGGAATCGCTGAGGACTTCGCCCAGGATCTGCCAGACAAGGAGAAGCAGCTGTTGACGGCGACACAGGGTCCCACAGCGGCAGCTGTTTTCGGGGCCACAATCACAACTGCCGCATGGAAGACCAAGCCATCTTGGTCCGTGATTGCCAGCGATGATCGCGCCGTTTCTCCGGAACTCGAGAAGGCCGAAGCGGCGGCAATGAAGGCCACATCGATCACTGTTCCCTCCAGTCACGTGCCAATGCTTTCTCACCCGAAAGAAGTAGCAGACTTAATCGAGCAAGCTGCAGCTAAAGCCGGGCGCCAATGA
- a CDS encoding Crp/Fnr family transcriptional regulator has protein sequence MVEQLALMDVGQRLATLPLEEARRSTPELKDGISFSLPLSHSKIAARLGSVREVVTRGLQKLTQRGVIEARGHRIVVLSVKELRAHAEDRS, from the coding sequence ATGGTCGAACAACTCGCTTTGATGGATGTCGGTCAGCGGCTAGCAACCCTGCCGCTCGAAGAGGCACGGAGAAGTACGCCGGAACTCAAAGACGGCATCTCGTTTTCCCTCCCTCTGTCTCACTCCAAGATAGCAGCACGTCTCGGTTCCGTCCGGGAAGTCGTCACGCGCGGATTGCAGAAGCTGACACAGCGCGGCGTGATCGAAGCCCGCGGCCATCGCATCGTTGTTCTCAGCGTGAAGGAACTCCGCGCCCACGCCGAGGATCGCTCATAG